One window of the Candidatus Chryseobacterium colombiense genome contains the following:
- a CDS encoding PASTA domain-containing protein, translated as MFKSLFNWKVLLNLLVAIGVFVGLVWLTFRWLEYHTNHGQEIPVPNVVNKTVHEAIKILDDTGLEYEVDSSKYDPKFRPFQVLQVFPSPGSRVKDGRTVRLKVNPKTWAAIALPDVINKYSGLAFQRLEQVGLKVGDTIYEPSIQKDAVLRVLFKGVEVKPKTKLPRFSIVDVVIGSGPMRNIGIPSVVGLTIKEAKALIIRSKFEVGVIEFEDGGKDESDIVYYQDPAAGDVRDQGMQIDIWASKRTPAELRNKIDQLNSMYRMKVDTALPPVRYEEVAVEPTHAVEPAPAPKKEIPKPEPAKSEPQKTTTNVKPATATEDKAKTTGSNIKGTTQQPAERPKAKKEKVIIQ; from the coding sequence ATGTTTAAATCACTTTTCAATTGGAAAGTTTTACTGAATTTATTAGTAGCCATCGGTGTTTTTGTGGGGTTGGTTTGGCTTACCTTCCGTTGGTTGGAATATCATACTAATCATGGTCAGGAAATTCCTGTCCCGAATGTGGTTAATAAAACCGTACATGAAGCAATCAAAATATTAGATGATACAGGACTGGAATATGAAGTAGACAGTTCAAAATATGATCCTAAGTTCAGACCTTTTCAGGTTCTTCAGGTATTTCCTTCGCCAGGTTCCCGTGTAAAAGACGGAAGAACGGTGAGATTGAAAGTGAATCCTAAGACCTGGGCTGCGATTGCTCTGCCGGATGTAATCAATAAATATTCCGGATTGGCTTTCCAGAGATTGGAACAGGTAGGTTTAAAAGTGGGTGATACAATCTATGAACCAAGTATTCAGAAAGATGCGGTTCTTAGAGTTCTATTTAAAGGAGTAGAAGTAAAGCCTAAAACCAAACTGCCAAGATTCTCCATTGTAGACGTGGTGATCGGCTCCGGACCGATGAGAAATATCGGAATTCCTAGTGTCGTTGGGTTAACGATAAAAGAGGCAAAAGCACTTATTATCAGAAGTAAGTTTGAAGTAGGAGTTATAGAGTTTGAAGATGGAGGTAAAGATGAATCTGATATTGTATATTATCAGGATCCTGCAGCAGGAGATGTCAGGGATCAAGGAATGCAGATCGATATTTGGGCGAGCAAAAGAACGCCGGCAGAGTTAAGAAATAAAATTGACCAGCTTAATTCTATGTATCGTATGAAAGTAGATACGGCACTTCCTCCTGTAAGATATGAAGAAGTGGCGGTAGAACCTACTCATGCGGTTGAACCTGCTCCGGCTCCTAAAAAAGAAATTCCTAAACCAGAACCAGCCAAGTCGGAACCTCAAAAGACTACTACGAATGTAAAGCCGGCAACTGCTACAGAGGATAAAGCAAAAACGACAGGAAGCAATATCAAAGGAACTACACAGCAACCTGCTGAAAGACCAAAAGCTAAAAAGGAAAAGGTAATTATTCAATAA
- the hemW gene encoding radical SAM family heme chaperone HemW, with translation MIYIHIPFCKQKCSYCNFHFSTSLNFKDEMLAAMKKEIFKRKDELQNKNLHSLYFGGGTPSILSPDEIKSLIDEVLKYFSFEKDIEITLEANPDDLGKDFLKGLSTSPVNRLSIGTQSFFEEDLKLMNRAHTASEAEDSIKRAQDFGFENLSIDLIYGSPTSNLDIWKENLNKTIALEVPHISSYALTVEPKTALENWISKGKVVSPKEEEQNKEFYYLSDFLKDNGFEHYEVSNFAKPGFYSRHNSAYWKYKEYLGIGPSAHSYNGFDIRSWNVANNQQYIKRLNSNLLAKEEEILSQEDQFNEMIMIGLRTIWGVDLVSLKETFSENILEHFQNEIKTKLQEGMLTIDNNHLKIPEKHWFMADGIASDLFFV, from the coding sequence ATGATTTATATACACATTCCGTTTTGTAAGCAAAAATGCAGTTACTGTAATTTTCATTTTTCCACTTCTTTAAACTTTAAAGATGAAATGCTTGCTGCGATGAAGAAAGAAATCTTCAAACGAAAAGATGAGCTGCAAAACAAAAACCTCCATTCCCTTTATTTTGGTGGCGGAACTCCGTCAATTCTCTCTCCTGATGAAATTAAATCTTTAATAGATGAAGTTTTAAAATATTTCAGTTTTGAAAAAGATATTGAAATTACGCTGGAAGCTAATCCGGATGATTTAGGGAAAGATTTTCTGAAAGGACTTTCGACTTCTCCTGTAAACAGATTGTCAATAGGAACTCAGAGCTTCTTTGAAGAAGATTTGAAATTGATGAATCGTGCACATACAGCATCGGAAGCAGAAGATTCTATCAAAAGAGCGCAGGATTTTGGTTTTGAAAATCTGAGTATTGATTTAATTTATGGTTCACCGACTTCCAATCTTGATATCTGGAAAGAAAATCTGAATAAAACAATAGCTCTTGAAGTTCCTCATATTTCTTCTTATGCTTTGACTGTGGAACCAAAAACTGCTTTAGAAAACTGGATTTCAAAAGGAAAAGTAGTCAGTCCAAAAGAAGAGGAACAGAATAAGGAATTCTATTATTTATCAGACTTTTTAAAAGATAATGGTTTTGAGCATTATGAAGTTTCCAATTTTGCTAAACCTGGATTTTACTCAAGACATAATTCTGCATACTGGAAATATAAGGAATATCTTGGAATTGGCCCGTCTGCACATTCTTACAATGGTTTTGATATCAGGAGCTGGAATGTTGCCAATAATCAACAATATATTAAAAGACTGAATTCAAACCTTCTGGCTAAAGAAGAAGAAATCCTTTCTCAGGAAGACCAGTTTAATGAGATGATTATGATAGGCTTAAGAACAATATGGGGCGTTGATCTTGTAAGCTTGAAAGAAACATTCAGTGAAAATATTCTTGAACATTTTCAAAACGAAATTAAAACAAAGCTGCAGGAAGGAATGTTAACCATTGATAATAACCATTTGAAAATTCCAGAAAAACATTGGTTTATGGCCGATGGAATTGCTTCCGATTTGTTTTTTGTTTAA
- a CDS encoding D-alanine--D-alanine ligase encodes MSKKNVAVVMGGYSDEYVVSLKSGQLIFDSLDRNLYNVYKVVILKKEWYFLDENDTKYNINKGDFSVTLSDNETLQFDVCFNIIHGTPGENGILQAYWDAIGQKYTGCDFYQSALTFNKKDTLAVLSKYGIPSAKSVYLRKGEEINVDEIIETLGLPVFVKPNQSGSSLGISKVKEKSELIAATEIAFKEDDEILIESFLDGMEVSVGVIDYKGETIVLGITEIVPQNEFFDYEAKYEGASEEITPARIDDETRLRVEEISKRAYNSLGMSGFSRSEYILMNGIPYMLEMNTNPGFSPASILPQQAKIYGISITDLCGNEVEKVLNK; translated from the coding sequence ATGAGCAAAAAAAATGTTGCCGTAGTAATGGGAGGCTATTCCGACGAATACGTTGTATCCTTAAAAAGCGGTCAATTAATCTTTGATTCTTTAGACAGAAACTTATACAATGTATATAAAGTAGTTATCCTTAAAAAGGAATGGTATTTTTTGGACGAAAATGACACAAAATACAACATTAACAAGGGAGATTTTTCTGTCACATTAAGTGATAATGAAACATTACAATTTGATGTATGCTTTAATATCATCCACGGAACGCCCGGAGAAAACGGAATACTACAGGCTTATTGGGATGCCATCGGACAAAAATACACGGGTTGTGACTTTTATCAAAGTGCTTTAACATTCAATAAAAAAGATACATTAGCTGTACTTTCAAAATATGGAATTCCTTCCGCAAAAAGTGTTTACTTAAGAAAAGGAGAAGAAATCAATGTTGATGAAATTATAGAAACCCTTGGTCTTCCCGTTTTTGTGAAGCCGAATCAGTCGGGATCTTCTTTAGGAATTTCAAAAGTTAAAGAAAAATCTGAATTGATTGCAGCAACGGAAATTGCATTTAAAGAAGATGATGAAATCTTGATCGAAAGTTTCCTTGACGGAATGGAAGTTTCTGTGGGAGTGATTGATTATAAAGGGGAAACTATTGTTTTAGGAATTACAGAAATCGTTCCTCAAAACGAATTCTTCGATTATGAGGCAAAATATGAAGGTGCTTCCGAAGAGATTACTCCGGCAAGAATTGATGATGAAACCAGACTGCGAGTGGAAGAAATCTCTAAAAGAGCTTATAATTCTTTAGGAATGAGCGGTTTCTCAAGAAGTGAATATATTCTGATGAACGGAATTCCTTATATGCTGGAAATGAATACGAACCCGGGATTCTCCCCTGCAAGTATCCTTCCTCAACAGGCAAAAATATATGGAATTTCCATCACTGATCTTTGCGGAAATGAAGTTGAAAAGGTTCTTAACAAATAG
- a CDS encoding DUF4139 domain-containing protein produces MKLKLFFFLFFIGALMYAQKPIFVKAKVNAVNVYRTSAELQSSVNVSLPAGTSEIVVTNISNEINERSLQINFNNKNIAILSAQYTDNYVSEYDMDKTNPRIKKATDSITIVENLLAKANIELDANNKTLELLDKNQTVLVGSNTSNVAQLMQLTDYYKNKRVEVSETISSINKKTKELQKKLNRLKSSLKINSELEENLSDGVLILKVMSSTASSTKLDIGYLAESVSWEPFYEVRGNKISEPLDVTFKAKLRQNTGLDWKGVKLSLINSRSSRNNMAPVLRPWFLQSEKNEDIINAGRQASFSDSAKEKNIEEVVVVGYGVRIIENQLNMSFDVDVPYDILSNNQDHFINLKQIKIPADYKYYTAPKAGNDAYLIATIKDFNKYNLISGSANVIFENMFIGETRINPNQVTDELNITLGDDKKISIRKEIVDDKASVKFFSSYQEKTFTYDIVVRNNKKDAIDIEIKDQYPLSKDESVKIELLQADKAEVDKEKGFLTWNLKISSNETKKIRVSYKVRYPKDYSISNLN; encoded by the coding sequence ATGAAACTAAAATTGTTTTTCTTCCTGTTTTTTATAGGGGCTTTAATGTATGCTCAGAAACCTATTTTTGTAAAAGCAAAAGTGAATGCCGTAAATGTATACCGAACATCAGCAGAATTACAAAGCTCTGTGAATGTATCATTACCGGCAGGAACATCTGAAATTGTGGTGACCAATATTTCCAATGAAATAAATGAAAGATCACTTCAAATCAATTTTAATAATAAGAATATTGCAATTCTTTCGGCTCAATATACCGATAACTACGTCTCTGAATATGATATGGATAAAACCAATCCGAGAATCAAAAAGGCGACGGACAGTATTACTATTGTAGAAAATCTTTTAGCAAAAGCAAATATTGAGCTGGATGCAAATAATAAAACCCTTGAACTTTTAGATAAAAATCAGACTGTTTTGGTAGGAAGTAATACTTCTAATGTTGCCCAGCTTATGCAACTTACAGACTACTACAAAAATAAAAGAGTAGAAGTAAGCGAAACGATTTCATCGATCAATAAAAAGACGAAGGAGCTACAAAAGAAATTAAACCGTTTAAAAAGCAGTCTTAAAATAAATTCTGAACTGGAAGAAAATCTATCTGATGGAGTTCTGATTTTAAAAGTAATGAGCAGTACAGCCTCAAGTACGAAGTTAGATATTGGTTATCTTGCAGAAAGCGTTTCTTGGGAACCATTTTATGAAGTAAGAGGAAATAAGATTTCTGAGCCTTTAGATGTGACTTTTAAAGCGAAATTGAGACAAAATACAGGATTAGACTGGAAAGGAGTAAAATTATCCCTGATTAATTCCAGATCTTCAAGAAATAATATGGCTCCTGTTCTTAGACCCTGGTTTTTACAATCTGAAAAAAATGAAGATATTATAAATGCAGGAAGGCAAGCTTCATTTTCTGATTCGGCCAAAGAAAAAAATATTGAAGAAGTTGTGGTGGTTGGGTATGGTGTAAGAATTATTGAGAATCAATTGAATATGAGTTTCGATGTAGATGTTCCTTACGATATTCTTTCTAATAATCAGGATCATTTTATTAATCTTAAGCAGATTAAAATACCTGCTGATTATAAATACTATACTGCACCTAAAGCTGGAAATGATGCATATTTAATTGCTACTATTAAAGATTTTAATAAATATAATTTGATCTCAGGTTCTGCCAATGTAATTTTTGAAAATATGTTTATCGGAGAGACGAGAATTAACCCAAATCAGGTAACAGATGAATTAAATATTACACTTGGAGATGACAAAAAAATAAGTATTCGAAAAGAAATTGTCGATGATAAAGCCAGCGTAAAATTCTTTTCTTCTTATCAGGAGAAAACCTTTACTTATGATATTGTGGTACGAAATAATAAAAAAGATGCGATTGATATTGAAATTAAAGACCAATATCCTTTAAGTAAGGATGAATCAGTTAAAATAGAATTATTACAAGCTGATAAAGCTGAAGTAGATAAAGAAAAAGGCTTTTTAACCTGGAATCTTAAAATATCTTCTAATGAAACTAAAAAAATAAGAGTAAGCTATAAAGTAAGATATCCGAAAGATTATTCAATCAGTAATCTTAATTAA
- a CDS encoding RluA family pseudouridine synthase, which translates to MTEDNEDFLDEELLNANSIDNIDIDEENKGLYEHLNLTVDKSQEPLRIDKFLLIFRQNSSRNKISQTCRAGNVIVNGTAVKQNYRVKPGDQISVLLAHPPRENVIIPQDIPINIVYEDDDLVVVDKDPGMVVHPGFGNWDGTLVNALAFHFEKNGSKSDLDRVGLVHRIDKDTSGLLVIAKNEYALSFLAKQFFDRKTKRLYWAFVWGNVQDDEGTIRGHIGRHPKNRMQMHTYEDGSQGKHAVTHYKVLERFKYMTWVECKLETGRTHQIRAHFKHIGHTLFNDERYEGHTPLRGVNLPKYKQFIKNVFEILPRHALHAHTLGFIHPTTKKELYFESPMPKDMADAVKKWRNYLEN; encoded by the coding sequence ATGACAGAAGATAACGAAGATTTTTTAGATGAAGAATTATTAAATGCGAACAGCATTGATAATATCGATATTGATGAAGAAAATAAAGGATTGTATGAACATCTTAATCTCACTGTTGATAAAAGCCAGGAACCCTTAAGAATTGACAAGTTTTTATTGATCTTTCGTCAGAATTCTTCAAGAAATAAAATTTCCCAGACTTGCAGGGCGGGGAATGTTATTGTGAACGGAACTGCAGTAAAACAGAATTACCGTGTAAAACCAGGAGATCAGATTTCTGTGCTATTGGCACATCCTCCAAGAGAAAATGTAATTATTCCACAAGATATTCCTATTAATATCGTTTATGAAGATGATGACCTTGTAGTAGTAGATAAAGATCCCGGAATGGTTGTTCATCCCGGATTTGGAAATTGGGACGGAACTTTGGTAAATGCATTGGCTTTTCATTTTGAAAAAAATGGTTCCAAATCTGATCTGGACAGAGTAGGATTGGTGCACAGAATCGATAAAGATACTTCCGGGTTACTTGTTATAGCCAAAAATGAATATGCTTTAAGCTTTCTGGCAAAACAGTTTTTTGACAGGAAAACAAAGAGGCTATACTGGGCTTTTGTATGGGGAAATGTTCAGGACGATGAGGGAACAATAAGAGGTCATATCGGGCGACATCCCAAAAACAGGATGCAGATGCATACCTATGAAGACGGAAGTCAGGGAAAACATGCGGTAACACACTATAAAGTATTAGAGAGATTTAAATATATGACCTGGGTGGAGTGTAAACTGGAAACCGGAAGAACTCACCAGATCAGAGCACACTTTAAACATATTGGTCATACCTTATTTAATGATGAAAGATACGAGGGGCATACGCCTCTTCGTGGAGTGAATCTGCCTAAGTATAAGCAGTTTATAAAAAATGTATTTGAAATTTTGCCTAGACATGCGCTTCATGCCCATACTTTAGGATTTATACATCCGACGACGAAGAAAGAATTATATTTTGAGAGCCCAATGCCAAAAGATATGGCGGATGCTGTAAAAAAATGGAGAAATTATTTAGAAAACTAA
- a CDS encoding type IX secretion system membrane protein PorP/SprF, protein MRKLYAIVCLALLSNAYKAQESLPYYQQYLLDGDFLFNPAQYGKTDDVQLNLNYQQQFSKFSESPNVQSVGINANIFDRVGAGISVFRDSNGPISAGGITAGASYFIPLSSEGDRKDQFSFGTSVNFYNMNFDYSKINTEEGYDPLLQGNESNIFMVYANFGLAATYRNLFGGVSVNDIALSNDQSIVNNYEPSPIKFFLNLGYDWHVGDNMYFSPSVLVNLNTNSTRLIDYNLMATFFNDINSFSFGVSYRAAQNRFDNQQLQIAPVVKVKFNKFMVGATYNLGLSDIQSYGGNSFMVSVGYNFDNFINRRGYRY, encoded by the coding sequence ATGAGAAAACTATATGCTATCGTATGTTTAGCTCTTTTGTCGAATGCATACAAAGCACAAGAATCACTTCCATATTATCAACAATACTTATTGGATGGTGATTTCCTGTTCAACCCTGCTCAGTATGGAAAAACAGATGACGTACAACTTAATCTCAACTACCAACAGCAATTTTCAAAGTTCAGCGAGTCTCCCAATGTACAATCAGTGGGGATCAACGCTAATATCTTTGATAGAGTAGGTGCAGGGATTTCTGTATTTAGAGATAGCAACGGCCCTATTTCTGCTGGAGGTATCACAGCAGGAGCTTCTTACTTTATTCCTTTAAGTAGTGAAGGAGACAGAAAAGATCAGTTCTCTTTTGGTACGAGTGTTAATTTTTACAATATGAATTTTGATTATTCAAAAATCAATACTGAAGAAGGTTATGATCCATTATTACAGGGGAACGAAAGCAATATTTTCATGGTGTATGCTAACTTCGGTTTAGCAGCTACCTATAGAAACTTATTTGGAGGGGTGTCTGTTAATGATATTGCTTTGAGTAATGACCAATCTATTGTTAATAACTATGAGCCATCTCCGATTAAGTTCTTCTTAAATTTAGGATATGACTGGCATGTAGGTGATAATATGTATTTCTCTCCGTCAGTATTGGTAAACCTGAATACCAACTCTACAAGACTTATCGATTATAACTTGATGGCTACTTTCTTTAATGACATCAACTCATTCTCTTTCGGGGTAAGTTATAGAGCTGCTCAGAATAGATTTGATAATCAGCAGTTACAGATTGCTCCGGTTGTTAAAGTTAAATTTAACAAGTTTATGGTAGGAGCTACTTACAACTTAGGATTATCTGATATCCAGAGTTATGGAGGAAACAGCTTCATGGTAAGTGTAGGTTATAACTTCGATAATTTCATTAACCGTAGAGGATATAGATATTAA